The Clostridium sp. AWRP genome has a window encoding:
- a CDS encoding ABC transporter permease, with translation MNKLFYPRLAVINIKKNSKTYFPFILTCICTIMMFYIMHAISINKGLGGSQTLKSILFLGTIVIGIFSAIFLFYTNSFLIKRRKKEIGLYNVLGLEKKHIAKILCYECIFTSVISLTVGLIGGIILNKLMFLLLIKMLNFKVSFGFSISVPSIIKTLIVFCSIFFVTLLSNLFQIKILKPIELLKGSEQGEKEPKTKWIMTIIGLAALCGGYGIALNVKSPLAALSLFFGAVILVMIGTYALFTAGSIAVLKFLRKQKNFYYKTGNFISVSGMMYRMKQNAVGLANICILSTAVLVMLSTTISLYVGMEDSLKLRYPRDIMISTKETNNNQIQKLDEILNSSLKNNKVNMKDKLYYLDNSFEAVKKDDKFLSVKKDLGKANISMIEAIPVSDYNRLEGKNITLQDNEVILFSKVKNYTSDTINIDNKSFKVKQRLDKPVSSLNNAMTDIVDTYVIFVNNIDTVGKNGFKEYTIGFNINCTNKEILSISDKLNKNFSENKIKANAESAVSGREEFLSLYGGLFFLGIFLGALFLMATVLIIYYKQISEGYEDKERFEIMQKVGMDKKEIKKTIRSQVLMVFFLPLVFTVIHIAFAFPMITKILAVLGLKNVNLFILSTAGTIVVFAAIYTIVFSLTARVYYKIVE, from the coding sequence ATGAATAAGCTGTTTTATCCGAGACTTGCAGTAATAAACATAAAAAAGAATAGTAAAACATATTTCCCATTTATACTCACCTGTATATGTACAATTATGATGTTTTATATAATGCATGCAATTTCAATAAATAAAGGACTGGGTGGATCTCAGACCTTAAAGTCAATTCTCTTTTTAGGAACAATAGTAATAGGAATTTTTTCAGCTATATTTCTTTTTTATACAAATAGTTTTCTTATTAAAAGGCGAAAAAAAGAAATTGGACTGTATAATGTGCTTGGGCTTGAAAAAAAGCACATTGCAAAAATACTATGTTATGAATGCATTTTTACTTCCGTTATTAGTTTAACGGTTGGACTTATTGGTGGAATTATTTTAAATAAGCTTATGTTTCTTCTGCTTATAAAGATGCTCAATTTTAAAGTATCCTTTGGATTTTCTATTTCGGTGCCATCTATCATAAAAACTTTGATTGTTTTTTGCAGCATCTTCTTTGTAACACTATTATCAAATTTATTTCAGATTAAAATATTAAAACCTATTGAACTTTTAAAAGGGTCGGAGCAGGGGGAAAAAGAGCCAAAAACAAAATGGATTATGACTATTATAGGATTGGCAGCTCTTTGCGGCGGATATGGAATAGCTTTAAATGTCAAATCACCTCTTGCTGCACTTAGTTTATTCTTTGGTGCAGTTATTCTGGTTATGATAGGAACTTATGCACTCTTTACAGCAGGAAGTATTGCAGTATTAAAGTTTCTTAGAAAGCAGAAGAACTTTTATTATAAAACAGGAAATTTTATATCTGTTTCTGGTATGATGTATAGAATGAAGCAAAATGCAGTAGGACTTGCAAATATTTGCATCTTGAGTACTGCAGTACTTGTGATGCTTTCAACTACGATTTCTTTATATGTAGGTATGGAAGACTCTCTAAAACTTAGATATCCAAGAGATATAATGATAAGTACTAAAGAAACTAATAATAATCAGATACAAAAGCTGGATGAAATTTTAAATTCTAGTTTAAAAAATAATAAAGTAAATATGAAAGATAAGCTTTATTATCTTGATAATAGCTTTGAAGCTGTAAAAAAGGATGACAAATTTTTATCTGTAAAAAAAGATCTTGGTAAGGCAAATATTTCTATGATAGAGGCTATTCCTGTTTCAGATTACAATAGATTAGAAGGAAAGAATATTACTCTTCAAGATAATGAAGTAATTCTTTTCTCAAAAGTAAAGAATTATACCAGTGATACAATTAATATTGATAATAAAAGTTTTAAGGTTAAACAGAGATTGGATAAACCAGTATCTAGTTTAAATAATGCTATGACGGATATAGTAGATACCTATGTAATATTTGTAAATAATATAGATACTGTAGGAAAAAATGGATTCAAGGAATACACAATTGGATTTAATATTAATTGTACAAATAAAGAAATATTATCAATATCTGATAAGTTAAATAAAAATTTTTCAGAGAATAAAATTAAAGCTAATGCCGAAAGCGCTGTAAGTGGCAGGGAAGAATTTCTTTCTCTATATGGTGGTTTGTTCTTCTTGGGTATATTTTTAGGTGCATTATTCTTAATGGCAACTGTACTTATTATTTACTATAAGCAGATATCAGAGGGATATGAGGATAAGGAACGTTTTGAAATCATGCAGAAAGTTGGAATGGATAAAAAAGAAATAAAGAAAACCATAAGAAGTCAGGTATTAATGGTATTTTTCCTTCCTCTTGTTTTTACAGTAATTCATATTGCCTTTGCATTTCCAATGATTACAAAGATACTTGCTGTTTTAGGACTAAAAAATGTAAATTTATTTATACTTTCAACTGCAGGAACGATAGTTGTTTTTGCAGCAATTTATACAATTGTATTTTCTTTAACAGCTAGGGTATACTACAAAATTGTTGAATAA
- a CDS encoding MFS transporter yields MTETKSNLETKKDMKLWNLNFITLLGINTLTFMAFYLVFPLLAKYASNLGASLSIAGIIVGLFSFTALLIGPFGGILTDRTSKKYVLIIGTFINGIATLGYGLSPNITFIIFFRIIHGASFSITSAASIAWATDFIPKNKMGEGIGYLGISQIIATAFGPEIGIEASNRFGMSKTFIVSAVLIIIAALCMNFLPNKNQISIKNAVDKKNGIHLKDIIAFKILPLSLIGGLFFMGNGLATSFLVLLGEERKINGIGMYFTVNALFLIFTRPMSGKLYDKKGLSTVMYPALLFSITEALLIAHASALWMILLAAIFKAFGQGTAQPALQAECFHKLGSQKRGLASSTFFIGANLGQGLGPLLGGTIASSLGYVWLFNFSALALLCGIFAYAIYNKKTCSSYF; encoded by the coding sequence ATGACGGAAACAAAATCAAATTTAGAAACAAAAAAAGATATGAAACTGTGGAATCTCAATTTTATTACTCTACTAGGGATTAATACTCTTACCTTTATGGCATTTTATCTTGTTTTTCCACTTTTAGCAAAGTACGCTTCAAATTTAGGTGCCTCTTTAAGCATTGCAGGAATAATTGTAGGTTTATTTTCATTTACAGCACTGCTTATTGGGCCATTTGGTGGAATACTCACAGATAGAACTAGCAAAAAATATGTACTGATAATTGGTACTTTTATAAACGGAATTGCAACATTAGGTTATGGCTTATCACCTAATATTACATTTATAATTTTTTTCCGAATAATACATGGTGCTAGTTTCAGTATCACTAGTGCAGCAAGTATTGCCTGGGCAACGGATTTCATACCCAAAAATAAAATGGGAGAAGGTATAGGTTATCTTGGAATCAGTCAAATTATTGCAACTGCCTTTGGTCCTGAAATAGGAATAGAAGCTTCTAATCGATTTGGAATGTCCAAAACCTTTATAGTATCAGCAGTGTTGATTATAATAGCTGCATTGTGTATGAATTTTTTGCCAAACAAAAATCAGATATCTATAAAAAATGCAGTAGACAAAAAAAATGGCATTCATTTAAAAGATATTATTGCATTTAAAATATTGCCACTATCTTTAATTGGCGGCTTATTTTTTATGGGAAATGGACTTGCCACTTCATTTTTAGTTTTACTGGGTGAAGAGCGTAAAATAAATGGAATTGGAATGTATTTCACAGTAAATGCATTGTTTCTTATTTTTACAAGACCCATGTCTGGAAAACTGTATGATAAAAAAGGACTTTCAACTGTTATGTATCCAGCATTATTGTTCAGCATCACAGAAGCACTGCTAATAGCTCATGCAAGTGCACTTTGGATGATACTTCTGGCAGCTATTTTTAAAGCATTTGGACAGGGAACTGCACAACCTGCTCTACAAGCAGAGTGCTTTCATAAATTGGGAAGTCAAAAAAGGGGACTAGCTTCAAGTACTTTTTTTATTGGTGCTAACCTGGGTCAGGGCCTAGGTCCTTTGCTAGGTGGAACTATTGCTTCCTCCTTGGGCTATGTATGGTTGTTTAATTTTAGTGCTTTGGCATTACTGTGTGGAATTTTTGCTTATGCAATATACAATAAAAAGACTTGCTCTTCGTATTTCTAA
- a CDS encoding MFS transporter yields MEQSKTENLWNFSFILMLIINALVFIGFTMMTPILPKYTISLGATMSIAGLVAGIFAITSIIIRPFAGFSTDRFNKKHLLIVSTIFLAVSALGLKISYNIYTLFFFRIVQGISFSVSVTVINALSTTYMPKERIGEGIGFMGLGYILATAISPNLGLEISSRFGFKYVFYLSCIVVMIAAALMTIIPYNPPNRENLNVSKLHIKISDFFAKELIVFAVLACLFTFMNGVIGSFLALLGDERHISNIGYYFTVNAIVILIIRPLSGKLLDNKGLSIIAFPAFIMAMAASLLLVISSSLWMILVVAVLYGIGQSSLSPALQATCVKRLGPSRVGIATSTYFIGYDAGQGLGPIIGGTIAGKFGLTSVFYICAFLLFSGIVIYYLHTLNAKKAKSKIVSENLNNN; encoded by the coding sequence ATGGAACAATCAAAAACAGAAAATCTATGGAACTTTTCATTTATTCTAATGCTAATAATAAATGCTCTCGTCTTTATTGGTTTCACTATGATGACACCAATACTACCTAAGTATACAATTAGTTTAGGTGCAACAATGTCCATAGCAGGTTTAGTTGCTGGTATTTTTGCAATTACATCTATTATTATTCGTCCATTTGCTGGATTTTCAACTGACAGATTCAACAAGAAACATTTATTAATTGTTTCAACCATATTTCTGGCAGTTTCAGCATTAGGTTTAAAAATTTCATACAATATATATACTCTTTTTTTCTTTAGAATTGTTCAAGGCATATCATTTTCAGTAAGTGTTACAGTAATTAATGCTCTATCTACAACATATATGCCGAAGGAAAGAATAGGTGAAGGAATAGGCTTCATGGGGCTTGGATATATTTTGGCAACTGCAATAAGTCCAAATCTTGGATTGGAGATTTCATCACGATTTGGATTTAAATATGTATTTTATTTATCCTGTATTGTTGTTATGATTGCAGCAGCTCTTATGACCATAATTCCATATAATCCACCAAATAGAGAAAATTTAAACGTAAGTAAGCTTCATATTAAAATTAGTGATTTTTTTGCCAAGGAACTAATTGTTTTTGCTGTTCTTGCTTGCTTATTTACGTTTATGAATGGAGTTATAGGAAGCTTTTTAGCTTTGCTGGGTGATGAGAGACATATCTCAAATATCGGTTATTACTTTACAGTAAATGCCATTGTAATTCTTATTATCAGGCCACTTTCAGGTAAACTCCTTGATAATAAAGGTTTGTCAATTATAGCATTTCCTGCTTTTATCATGGCTATGGCCGCATCATTACTATTAGTAATTTCTTCATCTCTTTGGATGATATTAGTAGTGGCAGTTCTCTACGGAATAGGACAAAGTTCACTTTCACCAGCACTGCAAGCTACTTGTGTTAAAAGGCTGGGTCCTAGTAGAGTAGGTATTGCCACAAGTACTTATTTTATTGGATATGATGCTGGACAAGGACTGGGACCAATTATAGGAGGAACCATAGCCGGTAAATTTGGTTTAACTTCTGTTTTTTACATTTGTGCTTTTCTATTGTTTTCTGGAATAGTTATATACTATTTGCATACATTAAATGCAAAAAAAGCAAAGTCCAAAATTGTTAGTGAAAATTTAAATAATAATTAA